A single Cyclopterus lumpus isolate fCycLum1 chromosome 1, fCycLum1.pri, whole genome shotgun sequence DNA region contains:
- the LOC117741422 gene encoding zinc finger protein Gfi-1-like, translating to MMTMADCVGFQAQIASIIEILANSAVAEICKLVDDGYAALRSQMQRERDKSQRENDALRRKLREVDVKMRSHERKMRRRSPRDETHAVHLRPSEGTVVIEEGADNHQPVVPPLPDTSIDKALHPISKEDPMLLPLVKQEKEEGVDCNLDLKVEVNIRAECDPSTACSCSPVDVCPSSAMEPEEESPTSGIVPDTGLTNISCTTQPSSSPTDSTMDLTCRPRAKSKATTPLGDSWTASGGGVTTHGGVGRDLGGDLTDVALKPEIQTDDATQDGLHPSQLSAPVTPDDPSPDRLNSLGLDLAWMQERVSHLGAAYAVAQLGLGNTENGHPSASFPSQGGDSLDGPPAMLFPGGTHEMAAFAASFDLAAAAVAAPPLLPPPPPPPAAPSATATSQRRLYKSDFAVAVAKEPAACAVCGCVFPSAAALELHQRVHTGERPYTCPHCGKGFAQPNNLRVHLLIHTGERRYRCTLCGKSFISSSHLKRHRTVHTQEKPYSCSRCGQSFSQMCSVRRHRQQSQCGL from the exons ATGATGACGATGGCGGACTGCGTTGGCTTCCAGGCGCAGATCGCCTCGATCATCGAGATCCTGGCCAATTCGGCCGTGGCGGAGATCTGCAAGCTGGTGGACGACGGCTACGCCGCGCTGCGCTCCCAGATGCAGCGCGAGCGCGACAAGAGCCAGCGGGAGAACGACGCGCTGCGGAGGAAGCTGCGGGAGGTCGACGTGAAGATGCGCAGCCacgagaggaagatgaggagacgGAGTCCACGGGACGAGACGCACGCCGTGCATTTGAGGCCATCCGAGGGCACGGTGGTAATAGAAGAAG GAGCTGACAACCATCAGCCCGTGGTGCCGCCTCTTCCTGACACTTCTATAGACAAAGCCCTCCATCCCATTTCAAAG GAGGACCCCATGCTGCTGCCTCTGGTGaagcaggagaaagaggagggagtcGACTGCAACCTGGACCTCAAGGTGGAGGTCAACATCAGGGCCGAGTGTGACCCGTCTACTG CCTGTTCCTGTTCCCCTGTGGATGTCTGTCCATCTTCAGCCATGGAGCCCGAGGAGGAGTCCCCCACGAGTGGTATTGTTCCTGACACCGGTCTCACCAACATCTCCTGCACCACCCAGCCCTCCTCCTCGCCCACTGATTCCACGATGGACCTGACCTGCAGGCCTCGAGCCAAAAGTAAAGCCACCACACCTCTGGGCGACAGTTGGACAGCCAGTGGTGGGGGGGTCACGACCCACGGGGGCGTGGGCCGTGACCTTGGAGGAGACCTAACAGATGTTGCTCTGAAGCCAGAGATCCAGACAGATGATGCTACGCAAGATGGACTCCATCCCTCCCAGCTGTCAGCCCCTGTAACCCCTGATGACCCGAGCCCCGACCGCCTCAACAGtctgggcctggacctggcctggATGCAGGAGAGGGTCAGCCATCTTGGTGCAGCGTATGCAGTAGCGCAGCTGGGTTTGGGGAACACAGAGAATGGCCACCCCTctgcctccttcccctctcAGGGCGGAGACAGTCTGGACGGCCCTCCAGCCATGCTCTTCCCAGGTGGCACCCATGAAATGGCTGCTTTCGCTGCGTCCTTCGACttggccgccgccgccgtggCCGCGCCCCCtctgctgcctcctccaccGCCTCCCCCCGCAGCTCCTTCTGCCACCGCGACCAGCCAGAGGCGGCTCTACAAGAGCGACTTTGCCGTCGCCGTCGCCAAAGAGCCCGCGGCGTGTGCCGTGTGCGGCTGCGTCTTCCCCAGCGCCGCTGCCCTGGAGCTGCACCAACGGGTGCACACAGGGGAGAGGCCCTACACCTGCCCCCACTGTGGTAAGGGCTTTGCCCAGCCCAACAACCTACGGGTCCACCTCCTCATCCACACGGGGGAGAGGCGCTACCGGTGCACGCTGTGCGGGAAGAGCTTCATCTCGTCCAGCCACCTGAAGAGGCACCGCACGGTCCACACGCAGGAGAAGCCCTACAGCTGCTCGCGATGCGGACAGTCCTTCAGCCAAATGTGTAGCGTTCGCAGACACCGGCAGCAGTCCCAGTGCGGCCTGTAG